Proteins from one Prinia subflava isolate CZ2003 ecotype Zambia chromosome 4, Cam_Psub_1.2, whole genome shotgun sequence genomic window:
- the LOC134549779 gene encoding basic proline-rich protein-like — translation MQESEALEFWGDLLERKHARVSRQELHRLYEWGRGRGFFPTPDEALRPEAWSLLGECLMEVLETEYDVEIARLFVQLKLFEGAALRSASPSSQSSRAVSPIPHGDGGLEEGGVILSDRELLSEPELQLPREITPTPPSPVAAPGGLSPPGSGVGLRGAGRAPGPSQLLGQQGSGAPASPGPVPAVPAPGRRWGGTEEPLLHAFPALEGDGDPGARPPLFFDRDSVTVWCPCCGTPIACPVKPARAAQPAPASGLAPGRGALTTSPPAPPVEGARGVDATGGGAPVGFSLDPAPAGGRTAPLRAGTAVPAVGVRPAAGTLLGAVPGPPLPTPAVATAGSAGLPAAGGTAPAAAELLLPSPPESIPGGQALPGCVCAAEPLERSPAAGAAALQAGSSPAGPGAGPVSAAGPAPPPFPAASAAAAADAGVFTFSASGTRPGCSRSLIGVKGPALLVLPPQPGGHFPPVRKADCCC, via the exons ATGCAGGAGTCCGAGGCGTTGgagttttggggggatttgttGGAGCGGAAACACGCTCGGGTGTCTCGGCAGGAGCTTCACCGTTTGTACGAGTGGGGCAGAGGGCGTGGGTTCTTTCCCACGCCAGATGAGGCGCTCCGTCCAGAGGCGTGGTCCCTCCTGGGAGAATGCCTCATGGAAGTGCTCGAAACGGAATATGATGTGGAAATAGCACGCCTTTTCGTGCAATTGAAGCTGTTTGAGGGGGCTGCGTTGAGatcagcctctcccagctcGCAGAGCTCGCGGGCTGTTTCCCCCATCCCGCATGGGGACggggggctggaggagggcgGGGTCATTCTGTCAGACCGGGAACTATTGTCTGAACCCGAACTTCAGCTCCCCAGGGAGAtaacccccacccctccctctcCGGTCGCTGCGCCGGGGGGTCTTTCTCCCCCGGGCTCCGGTGTGGGTCTCCGGGGGGCGGGGCGCGCCCCGGGCCCCTCGCAGCTGCTCGGGCAGCAGGGAAGCGGGGCCCCGGCAAGCCCGGGGCCGGTCCCGGCTGTGCCTGCGCCAGGGCGCCGCTGGGGCGGGACGGAGGAGCCCCTCCTCCATGCCTTTCCGGCGCTGGAGGGGGACGGCGACCCAGGGGCGCGGCCCCCACTGTTCTTTGACCGGGATTCAGTCACGGTGTGGTGTCCATGCTGTGGCACGCCCATTGCGTGCCCGGTGAAGCCGGCTAGAGCGGCGCAGCCCGCTCCAGCGTCCGGGCTGGCCCCGGGGCGTGGTGCGCTGACCACTTCTCCGCCCGCCCCGCCTGTTGAGGGCGCGCGGGGCGTGGACGCCACCGGAGGCGGGGCCCCGGTGGGTTTTTCGCTGGACCccgccccggcgggcgggcgcaCAGCCCCGCTCCGCGCAGGGacggctgtgcctgctgtgggtgTCCGCCCTGCCGCTGGGACCCTTCTGGGGGCGGTCCCAGGCCCTCCTCTGCCCACGCCAGCCGTGGCAACGGCCGGCTCCGCCGGGTTGCCGGCGGCAGGTGGgacggccccggcggcggccgagctgctgctgccgtcTCCGCCCGAATCGATCCCGGGCGGTCAGGCTTTGCCGGGATGCGTGTGTGCCGCGGAGCCCTTGGAGCGGTCCCCGGCGGCCGGTGCCGCGGCGCTGCAGGCGGGCTCCAGCCCTGCGGGGCCTGGGGCGGGCCCGGTGTCAGCGGCTGGGCCCgctccccctccctttcccgcTGCGAGCGCCGCGGCGGCTGCGGACGCCGGGGTGTTTACGTTCAGCGCTAGCGGGACACGGCCGGGATGCAGCCGGTCTTTGATAGGAGTAAAGGGCCCCGCACTGTTGGTTCTTCCTCCGCAGCCTGGTGGACACTTCCCCCCTGTCAG GAAGGCTGACTGCTGCTGTTGA